A genomic stretch from Asterias rubens chromosome 7, eAstRub1.3, whole genome shotgun sequence includes:
- the LOC117292688 gene encoding protein Tob1-like yields MKPEVQCAITFILEQLCSKLPRHKQDLFADELDKSLVNKFNGHWYPESPCKGSGYRCLRIGTREMDAAVAMAIQRSGLEAGELSDALQHELSIWVDPGEVSYRMGEKGTVTVIYREKRAKSAGSIQCELDLAGPNQFNFNPEAEDFLPMTMDSLTSSMRGISLSPVSALGFQPMVQLGLPTPTPHQPLPHPQALHPLPPTVPSPAPVSSKPRLPAAPLSRPSSLTFTAASFAQTKFGSTKLKSAGKKVNFQQLSPTEFANYMKQRSAMKGFRSQRSPVGGREFPLVQGKDDGGFGYWSETPPPPQSYPAGLGFDSSQSNHTQANHESWMIYDSLNAALPSTDQYGHQSLIAAN; encoded by the coding sequence ATGAAGCCTGAAGTTCAATGCGCAATCACGTTCATCTTGGAGCAGCTGTGCTCCAAGCTTCCCCGTCATAAACAAGACCTATTTGCCGACGAGCTCGACAAATCTCTCGTCAACAAATTCAACGGGCACTGGTACCCAGAATCCCCATGCAAGGGCTCGGGCTACAGATGTCTCCGCATTGGCACCAGGGAGATGGATGCTGCCGTTGCCATGGCAATACAGAGGAGCGGCCTGGAGGCGGGAGAGCTATCAGATGCCCTCCAGCATGAGCTCAGCATCTGGGTTGATCCAGGGGAGGTGTCCTATCGTATGGGCGAAAAAGGAACAGTCACAGTAATCTACCGCGAGAAGCGCGCCAAATCTGCTGGATCAATCCAGTGTGAACTGGATCTGGCCGGTCCGAACCAGTTCAACTTCAACCCCGAGGCTGAGGATTTCCTGCCAATGACAATGGACTCGTTGACGTCATCCATGAGGGGGATTTCACTATCACCGGTGTCTGCCTTGGGATTTCAGCCGATGGTCCAGCTGGGACTCCCGACTCCTACCCCACACCAACCCCTCCCCCACCCGCAGGCACTCCACCCGTTGCCCCCAACAGTTCCCTCTCCAGCCCCAGTCTCCAGTAAGCCAAGACTACCAGCAGCCCCACTCTCGAGACCGTCTTCTCTCACCTTCACTGCGGCGTCTTTTGCCCAGACCAAATTCGGCTCCACTAAGCTAAAGTCCGCAGGCAAGAAAGTTAACTTTCAACAGCTGTCCCCGACAGAGTTCGCCAACTACATGAAACAGCGATCGGCAATGAAAGGATTTCGCAGTCAACGGTCGCCCGTTGGGGGTCGCGAATTCCCGCTCGTCCAGGGCAAGGATGATGGTGGCTTTGGGTACTGGAGCGAGACTCCACCTCCTCCACAGTCTTACCCAGCTGGTCTGGGGTTCGACTCCTCCCAGAGCAACCACACGCAAGCTAACCATGAGTCGTGGATGATCTACGACAGCCTAAACGCAGCCCTACCGTCCACTGACCAATATGGTCACCAGTCTCTAATCGCAGCTAACTGA